A stretch of Megalobrama amblycephala isolate DHTTF-2021 linkage group LG14, ASM1881202v1, whole genome shotgun sequence DNA encodes these proteins:
- the scyl2 gene encoding SCY1-like protein 2 isoform X1, giving the protein MESMLNKLKSTVTKVTADMTSAIMGNPVTREFEVGRHIASGGPGMSWRIYNGTKKSTKQEVAVFVFDKKIIDRYQKFEKDQIIDSLKKGVQQLTRLRHPRLLTVQHPLEESRDCLAFCTEPVFASLANVLGQWDNLPSPVPTDIKEYKLYDVETKYGLLQVSEGLSFLHSGVKMVHGNLCTENIILNKSGAWKIMGFDFSISSSNSSDAEPKYVCKEWDPNLPLLCLPNPEYVAPEYILSVSCDVSSDMYSLGVLIHAVFNEGKPVFQVNKQDIFKSFSRQLDQLSHLSPGVLSQIPEEVREHVKMLLSVTSNVRPDADQMTKIPFFDDVGAMTLQYFDSLFQRDNLQKSQFYKGLPKVLPKLPKRVVIYRILPALASEFVNPDMVPFVLPNVLLIAEECTKEEYVRLVLPDLTPVFKQQEPVQASNMILLIFLQKMDLLLTKTPPEDIKNSVLPMVYRAVEAPSIQIQELCLNIIPTFANLIEYPSMKNALIPRIKSACLQTSSLAVRVNSLVCLGKILEYLDKWFVIDEILPFLQQIPSREPAVLMGILGIYKCTFTHKKLGIPKEHLAGKSLPHLVSLSIDNNLNLNQFNSFMAVIKDMLSRMEAEHKTKLEQLHIMQEQQRSLNITNQLNQSEETKNTPSPATKVRDIDEIFGGSSGSAGVNGNQNGSSSTVSQPSRVSLTLEEKQRLAKEQEQAAKLRSQQPLAPQSIKPATTTTQAKDLTSSLLNNMTSLNNLALTSGTRTMPMQGGTISSTFPAAPTMGGMGTMGVSNGFNSPMGFQTGSMGMGMRPATPGLYGGMATTTSAPNFSALTQNQNQNQSGKPPDMSALDSLFTSSKPKVSLNQMAPKPAQGTTAPAPWLSQFGTGQPSQTAPIQATPMAMTGVQGGFGMQANPFFNPQNFSQPVASSTMNTGMMKQSASVNNDFKDLFG; this is encoded by the exons GAAGTGGCAGTTTTTGTGTTCGATAAGAAGATCATTGATCGCTATCAGAAGTTTGAGAAGGATCAGATTATTGACTCACTGAAGAAAGGAGTTCAACAGCTGACCCGGTTACGACATCCGCGCCTCCTCACGGTTCAGCATCCGCTGGAGGAGTCCAG AGACTGTCTGGCGTTCTGCACAGAGCCCGTGTTCGCCAGTCTAGCGAACGTGCTCGGCCAGTGGGACAACCTCCCTAGTCCTGTTCCCACAGACATCAAAGAATACAAACTCTATGATGTAGAGACAAAATACGGCTTACTGCAG GTCTCAGAGGGTTTGTCGTTCCTCCACAGTGGGGTTAAGATGGTTCATGGTAACTTGTGTACCGAGAACATCATCTTGAATAAGAGCGGAGCCTGGAAGATCATGGGCTTTGACTTCAGTATCTCCTCTAGCAACTCGTCGGATGCTGAG CCCAAGTATGTGTGTAAAGAGTGGGACCCCAATCTACCGCTTCTCTGCCTCCCGAACCCAGAATATGTCGCTCCTGAGTACATCCTATCCGTCAGCTGTGACGTGTCCTCTGACATGTACTCACTGGGCGTGTTGATCCATGCCGTGTTTAATGAAGGCAAGCCCGTCTTTCAGGTCAACAAGCAGGACATATTCAAGAGCTTCAGCCGACAACTGGACCAG CTGAGCCATCTGAGTCCAGGAGTGTTGAGTCAGATCCCAGAGGAGGTACGGGAACATGTGAAGATGTTGCTCAGCGTCACCTCCAACGTGCGTCCGGATGCAGATCAGATGACAAAG atTCCCTTTTTCGATGATGTAGGAGCGATGACACTTCAGTACTTTGACTCGCTTTTCCAGCGGGACAACTTGCAGAAGTCTCAGTTTTACAAAGGCCTCCCGAAAGTTCTGCCCAAGTTGCCCAAG AGAGTGGTGATATACAGAATCCTCCCGGCGCTCGCGTCTGAGTTTGTGAATCCTGACATGGTTCCATTCGTCCTTCCGAATGTGCTGCTCATCGCTGAGGAATGCACTAAGGAGGAATACGTCCGCCTTGTTCTCCCAGACCTCACCCCAGTTTTTAAACAGCAGGAACCCGTAcag GCCAGCAACATG ATTCTGCTGATATTTCTACAAAAGATGGACTTGCTTTTGACCAAAACTCCTCCTGAAGACATCAAGAACAGTGTTCTGCCTATGGTGTACAGAGCGGTGGAGGCCCCCTCTATTCAAATACAG GAACTTTGTCTGAATATCATTCCCACGTTTGCCAATCTGATTGAGTACCCATCTATGAAAAACGCACTTATCCCTCGTATCAAGTCTGCCTGTTTACAGACATCCTCGCTAGCG GTGAGGGTGAACTCTTTGGTGTGCCTAGGCAAGATTCTGGAATACCTGGATAAATGGTTCGTCATTGATGAAATTTTACCATTCCTGCAACAAATTCCATCCAGGGAACCAGCAGTGCTCATGGGCATTCTGG gCATCTACAAGTGCACTTTCACCCATAAGAAACTGGGCATCCCAAAAGAGCACCTGGCTGGAAAGAGTTTACCTCATCTGGTGTCACTTAGTATTGATAACAACCTGAACCTTAACCAG TTTAACTCTTTCATGGCTGTGATCAAGGACATGTTGAGTCGCATGGAGGCGGAACATAAGACCAAATTAGAGCAGCTGCACATCATGCAGGAGCAGCAGAG GAGtttaaacattacaaatcaGCTGAACCAATCAGAGGAGACTAAAAACACACCCAGCCCAGCCACAAAAGTCAGAGAT ATTGATGAGATCTTTGGTGGCAGTTCAGGAAGTGCAGGTGTGAATGGTAACCAGAATGGTTCCTCATCAACTGTTTCACAACCTTCACGA GTATCTCTCACCCTGGAAGAAAAGCAGCGTTTGGCTAAAGAACAGGAACAGGCTGCTAAACTAAGAAGCCAGCAGCCATTGGCTCCACAGAGCATCAAACCAGCCACAACAACAACTCAG GCAAAAGATCTGACCAGCAGTCTTCTGAACAACATGACATCACTGAACAACCTCGCTTTAACCTCTGGGACCAGGACGATGCCCATGCAGGGTGGCACCATTTCCTCTACCTTCCCAGCAGCACCCACCATGGGTGGAATGGGCACCATGGGCGTCAGCAACGGCTTCAATTCACCCATGGGATTCCAAACGGGAAGTATGGGAATGGGCATGAGACCCGCCACTCCTGGCCTCTATGGAGGGATGGCCACCACAACCAGCGCTCCAAATTTCAGTGCCCTCACCCAAAACCAGAACCAAAACCAATCCGGCAAACCCCCAGACATGTCCGCCCTAGACTCCCTCTTCACTTCTAGTAAACCCAAAGTCAGCCTGAACCAAATGGCCCCTAAACCGGCTCAAGGAACCACTGCACCTGCTCCGTGGCTCAGTCAGTTTGGTACAGGCCAACCTTCCCAGACTGCACCCATACAGGCTACTCCGATGGCCATGACCGGAGTTCAAGGTGGTTTTGGAATGCAAGCAAACCCATTCTTCAACCCTCAGAACTTCTCGCAACCTGTGGCCTCTTCCACAATGAACACTGGGATGATGAAGCAAAGTGCGTCAGTCAACAACGATTTTAAGGACCTCTTCGGATAA
- the scyl2 gene encoding SCY1-like protein 2 isoform X2: MESMLNKLKSTVTKVTADMTSAIMGNPVTREFEVGRHIASGGPGMSWRIYNGTKKSTKQEVAVFVFDKKIIDRYQKFEKDQIIDSLKKGVQQLTRLRHPRLLTVQHPLEESRDCLAFCTEPVFASLANVLGQWDNLPSPVPTDIKEYKLYDVETKYGLLQVSEGLSFLHSGVKMVHGNLCTENIILNKSGAWKIMGFDFSISSSNSSDAEPKYVCKEWDPNLPLLCLPNPEYVAPEYILSVSCDVSSDMYSLGVLIHAVFNEGKPVFQVNKQDIFKSFSRQLDQLSHLSPGVLSQIPEEVREHVKMLLSVTSNVRPDADQMTKIPFFDDVGAMTLQYFDSLFQRDNLQKSQFYKGLPKVLPKLPKRVVIYRILPALASEFVNPDMVPFVLPNVLLIAEECTKEEYVRLVLPDLTPVFKQQEPVQILLIFLQKMDLLLTKTPPEDIKNSVLPMVYRAVEAPSIQIQELCLNIIPTFANLIEYPSMKNALIPRIKSACLQTSSLAVRVNSLVCLGKILEYLDKWFVIDEILPFLQQIPSREPAVLMGILGIYKCTFTHKKLGIPKEHLAGKSLPHLVSLSIDNNLNLNQFNSFMAVIKDMLSRMEAEHKTKLEQLHIMQEQQRSLNITNQLNQSEETKNTPSPATKVRDIDEIFGGSSGSAGVNGNQNGSSSTVSQPSRVSLTLEEKQRLAKEQEQAAKLRSQQPLAPQSIKPATTTTQAKDLTSSLLNNMTSLNNLALTSGTRTMPMQGGTISSTFPAAPTMGGMGTMGVSNGFNSPMGFQTGSMGMGMRPATPGLYGGMATTTSAPNFSALTQNQNQNQSGKPPDMSALDSLFTSSKPKVSLNQMAPKPAQGTTAPAPWLSQFGTGQPSQTAPIQATPMAMTGVQGGFGMQANPFFNPQNFSQPVASSTMNTGMMKQSASVNNDFKDLFG, translated from the exons GAAGTGGCAGTTTTTGTGTTCGATAAGAAGATCATTGATCGCTATCAGAAGTTTGAGAAGGATCAGATTATTGACTCACTGAAGAAAGGAGTTCAACAGCTGACCCGGTTACGACATCCGCGCCTCCTCACGGTTCAGCATCCGCTGGAGGAGTCCAG AGACTGTCTGGCGTTCTGCACAGAGCCCGTGTTCGCCAGTCTAGCGAACGTGCTCGGCCAGTGGGACAACCTCCCTAGTCCTGTTCCCACAGACATCAAAGAATACAAACTCTATGATGTAGAGACAAAATACGGCTTACTGCAG GTCTCAGAGGGTTTGTCGTTCCTCCACAGTGGGGTTAAGATGGTTCATGGTAACTTGTGTACCGAGAACATCATCTTGAATAAGAGCGGAGCCTGGAAGATCATGGGCTTTGACTTCAGTATCTCCTCTAGCAACTCGTCGGATGCTGAG CCCAAGTATGTGTGTAAAGAGTGGGACCCCAATCTACCGCTTCTCTGCCTCCCGAACCCAGAATATGTCGCTCCTGAGTACATCCTATCCGTCAGCTGTGACGTGTCCTCTGACATGTACTCACTGGGCGTGTTGATCCATGCCGTGTTTAATGAAGGCAAGCCCGTCTTTCAGGTCAACAAGCAGGACATATTCAAGAGCTTCAGCCGACAACTGGACCAG CTGAGCCATCTGAGTCCAGGAGTGTTGAGTCAGATCCCAGAGGAGGTACGGGAACATGTGAAGATGTTGCTCAGCGTCACCTCCAACGTGCGTCCGGATGCAGATCAGATGACAAAG atTCCCTTTTTCGATGATGTAGGAGCGATGACACTTCAGTACTTTGACTCGCTTTTCCAGCGGGACAACTTGCAGAAGTCTCAGTTTTACAAAGGCCTCCCGAAAGTTCTGCCCAAGTTGCCCAAG AGAGTGGTGATATACAGAATCCTCCCGGCGCTCGCGTCTGAGTTTGTGAATCCTGACATGGTTCCATTCGTCCTTCCGAATGTGCTGCTCATCGCTGAGGAATGCACTAAGGAGGAATACGTCCGCCTTGTTCTCCCAGACCTCACCCCAGTTTTTAAACAGCAGGAACCCGTAcag ATTCTGCTGATATTTCTACAAAAGATGGACTTGCTTTTGACCAAAACTCCTCCTGAAGACATCAAGAACAGTGTTCTGCCTATGGTGTACAGAGCGGTGGAGGCCCCCTCTATTCAAATACAG GAACTTTGTCTGAATATCATTCCCACGTTTGCCAATCTGATTGAGTACCCATCTATGAAAAACGCACTTATCCCTCGTATCAAGTCTGCCTGTTTACAGACATCCTCGCTAGCG GTGAGGGTGAACTCTTTGGTGTGCCTAGGCAAGATTCTGGAATACCTGGATAAATGGTTCGTCATTGATGAAATTTTACCATTCCTGCAACAAATTCCATCCAGGGAACCAGCAGTGCTCATGGGCATTCTGG gCATCTACAAGTGCACTTTCACCCATAAGAAACTGGGCATCCCAAAAGAGCACCTGGCTGGAAAGAGTTTACCTCATCTGGTGTCACTTAGTATTGATAACAACCTGAACCTTAACCAG TTTAACTCTTTCATGGCTGTGATCAAGGACATGTTGAGTCGCATGGAGGCGGAACATAAGACCAAATTAGAGCAGCTGCACATCATGCAGGAGCAGCAGAG GAGtttaaacattacaaatcaGCTGAACCAATCAGAGGAGACTAAAAACACACCCAGCCCAGCCACAAAAGTCAGAGAT ATTGATGAGATCTTTGGTGGCAGTTCAGGAAGTGCAGGTGTGAATGGTAACCAGAATGGTTCCTCATCAACTGTTTCACAACCTTCACGA GTATCTCTCACCCTGGAAGAAAAGCAGCGTTTGGCTAAAGAACAGGAACAGGCTGCTAAACTAAGAAGCCAGCAGCCATTGGCTCCACAGAGCATCAAACCAGCCACAACAACAACTCAG GCAAAAGATCTGACCAGCAGTCTTCTGAACAACATGACATCACTGAACAACCTCGCTTTAACCTCTGGGACCAGGACGATGCCCATGCAGGGTGGCACCATTTCCTCTACCTTCCCAGCAGCACCCACCATGGGTGGAATGGGCACCATGGGCGTCAGCAACGGCTTCAATTCACCCATGGGATTCCAAACGGGAAGTATGGGAATGGGCATGAGACCCGCCACTCCTGGCCTCTATGGAGGGATGGCCACCACAACCAGCGCTCCAAATTTCAGTGCCCTCACCCAAAACCAGAACCAAAACCAATCCGGCAAACCCCCAGACATGTCCGCCCTAGACTCCCTCTTCACTTCTAGTAAACCCAAAGTCAGCCTGAACCAAATGGCCCCTAAACCGGCTCAAGGAACCACTGCACCTGCTCCGTGGCTCAGTCAGTTTGGTACAGGCCAACCTTCCCAGACTGCACCCATACAGGCTACTCCGATGGCCATGACCGGAGTTCAAGGTGGTTTTGGAATGCAAGCAAACCCATTCTTCAACCCTCAGAACTTCTCGCAACCTGTGGCCTCTTCCACAATGAACACTGGGATGATGAAGCAAAGTGCGTCAGTCAACAACGATTTTAAGGACCTCTTCGGATAA
- the si:ch211-244b2.3 gene encoding uncharacterized protein si:ch211-244b2.3, whose translation MATGNHFEWQLFNGQQWVSIANDFVIEAHYCQPGANGISIYLNMGAAHIDFDEMTVDGPLHNLSIRRNTLLSANQKQEVGWYYKDNHRWCEYGSQGFGGRASSIGSDFIEQQYNSNPRGSVQFTAGSMTYSVDFNDMTQINLSTYMSRKVRRRPKFNAIVTHNNSTTAHQNSSPLLATPSANPTNSSSQYIWEFMGDEGIWTEYQKPGCSLDSAEIERLYQLNPQCQVSFTVRRFSYTLYFGGMYQVNNKYGTKRAVRRVANGIQQTNSALSQARWQFKDMDGKWKDYCKGGSRGHCSVSSQDIEAEYQQDSTGTMSFRAGRFTYELDFSDMTQTNQSTDTRRPVRRLQQ comes from the exons ATGGCTACAG GTAACCACTTTGAGTGGCAGCTGTTTAATGGACAGCAGTGGGTTTCTATCGCTAATGATTTTGTCATTGAGGCCCATTACTGTCAGCCAGGGGCTAATGGGATCAGCATCTACCTCAACATGGG GGCCGCCCATATTGACTTTGACGAAATGACAGTCGATGGACCTCTTCATAACCTTAGTATACGGCGCAATACGCTGCTCTCCGCTAACCAGAAACAGGAAGTAGGCTGGTACTACAAAGATAACCATCGCTGGTGTGAATATGGATCTCAG GGATTCGGTGGGAGAGCATCCTCAATTGGAAGTGATTTTATAGAGCAGCAGTACAACAGCAACCCAAGAGGCTCAGTCCAGTTTACTGCAGGAAGCATGACTTACAGTGTGGACTTCAATG acaTGACTCAAATAAATCTATCCACATACATGTCGAGGAAAGTAAGACGGCGACCAAAATTTAATGCAATAGTAACGCACAACAACAGTACAACAGCACATCAAAACAG CTCACCACTTTTGGCAACTCCCTCTGCAAACCCAACAAATTCTTCTTCTCAGTACATCTGGGAGTTTATGGGTGATGAGGGTATTTGGACCGAGTACCAGAAACCA GGATGTTCATTGGATAGTGCAGAAATCGAGAGGTTGTATCAGCTCAACCCTCAGTGCCAAGTTTCATTCACAGTCAGACGATTCTCTTACACTCTTTACTTTGGTG GAATGTATCAAGTGAACAATAAATATGGAACAAAAAGAGCTGTCAGGAGAGTTGCGAATGGAATCCAGCAAACAAACAG TGCATTGTCACAAGCTCGCTGGCAGTTCAAAGACATGGATGGCAAATGGAAGGATTATTGTAAA GGCGGTTCTCGGGGACATTGCAGCGTGTCAAGTCAAGATATTGAAGCCGAGTACCAGCAGGACTCCACTGGGACAATGAGTTTCAGGGCGGGCAGGTTCACCTATGAGCTGGACTTCTCAG ACATGACCCAGACCAACCAATCCACTGACACCAGGAGACCTGTACGCCGCCTTCAGCAATAA